In Labeo rohita strain BAU-BD-2019 unplaced genomic scaffold, IGBB_LRoh.1.0 scaffold_100, whole genome shotgun sequence, a single genomic region encodes these proteins:
- the LOC127157185 gene encoding uncharacterized protein LOC127157185 — protein sequence MERASKKKNSSVNKVYDGTNLLLHKWQLLERYPVLLLARRTSNGFSAECFCPWKMETEDAQDAFVTIKRLYESLLNVAIAEKATSRVGETPAPNSKQTETPPIHNTADPASESTPLLPCNVDNSEKAASSTVETPATTSKQTETPPIDNTADPASESTPLLPPESETPASSSLASPISFTNSLSLSVAPSVSTLTQSVLKFSQPSPISSSLASPLPPASILSASSKLNPVSTELGSPDTVSYAQKKRQIKRKTEPKGNYGFVDLWISFDI from the exons ATGGAAAGagcgtcaaaaaaaaaaaacagcagtgtgAACAAAGTGTATGATGGAACCAATCTACTG CTCCACAAATGGCAACTTTTAGAGAGGTATCCAGTCCTTCTCCTTGCCAGGAGAACCTCAAACGGTTTTTCTGCAGAGTGCTTCTGTCCATGGAAGATGGAAACAGAAGATGCACAGGATGCATTTGTCACAATAAAGAGGTTATATGAAAGTCTTCTGAATG TGGCTATTGCAGAGAAAGCAACAAGCAGAGTGGGAGAGACTCCAGCACCAAACAGCAAACAGACAGAGACTCCACCAATACACAACACAGCAGACCCGGCATCAGAGTCAACACCTCTGCTCCCCTGTAATG tgGATAACTCAGAGAAAGCAGCAAGCAGCACGGTCGAGACTCCAGCAACAACCAGCAAACAGACAGAGACTCCACCAATAGACAACACAGCAGACCCAGCATCAGAGTCAACACCTCTGCTCCCCCCTGAGTCTGAAACTCCTGCATCTTCCTCCTTGGCTTCTCCTATTTCTTTCACAAACTCCTTGTCGTTATCTGTTGCTCCTTCAGTCTCCACCCTGACTCAGTCTGTTTTGAAGTTCTCTCAACCCAGTCCTATATCTTCTTCCCTGGCTTCTCCTCTGCCACCAGCCTCTATCCTTTCTGCTTCTTCTAAACTCAATCCTGTGTCCACTGAGCTAGGCAGTCCAGACACAGTGTCTTacgcacaaaaaaaaagacaaataaagagGAAAACAGAACCTAAAGGTAATTATGGATTTGTTGATTTGTGGATTAGTTTTGATATATGA